From the genome of Bacteroides sp.:
GACCCAGGATCAATGCCGCCGGGCGTATCGAAAACGGGAAAACTGCGGTGGATCTGTTGCTGTGTGACCATATGGGCGACACCCATCAACTCAGCCAGACCATCAATGAGAACAATGCGGAACGCCGAAGCCTGGATACCAACATCACCGAGCAGGCCATGCGAATGATCAGAAAAAATCCCAGGATGAAAAATTCCAGGGCAACCATCCTGTACGATCCCGAATGGAGCAAGGGCGTCATTGGTATCGTGGCTTCACGCCTGATAGAAAACTATTACCGTCCCACCATTATCCTGACCGAGTCAAATGGCATGATTACGGGTTCGGCAAGATCGGTCAAGGACTTTGATATTTATGATGCCATCGACGCCTGCAGCCATTTCCTGGAACACTTTGGCGGGCATAAGTATGCGGCGGGTCTTAGCCTGAAACCCGAAAACCTGGAGGCGTTTACAGAGGCTTTTCACCAGGTGGTTGAAGACACCATTACCGAAGCCATGCTGGTTCCGGAGATCGAGATTGATGCACAAATCGGCCTTCCCAGCATCGAGGGAAAATTCTTTCGCGTCCTGAAGCAGTTTGCACCTTTTGGGCCGGGCAACACCAATCCGGTGTTTCTTACCCGGGGCTGTGTAGCTAAGAATTCGCCAAGGGTGGTGGGCAACAAGCACCTGAAGTTTAACCTCACACAACCCGAAATGGGAATGGCCGAATTGCCTGCCATTGCCTTTCAGCAGGGGCATCAGCTTGAAAACATGCTCGCCGGAAAGCCCTTCGACCTGGTGTACCAGATTGAAGAGAATGAATGGAACGGCAAAACCCACCTGCAACTCAACGTGAAAGATATCCTTTTCCCGGAAGAATGACAGGCTTTTCCCATCGAATTGACAGCACATATTTTTTGTAATTTTGCAGCATGGAAACAGTATTAAGTGGAATACGTTCAACAGGTCATTTGCACCTGGGCAATTATTTTGGTGCCATCCGGAATTTTCTGAAGATGCAGCATGAGCACCACTGCTATTTTTTCATTGCCGACTATCATTCGCTGACCACCCACCCCACCCCCGAGGACCTTCACCGCAATGTGAAGCAGGTGCTGGTGGAGTACCTGGCTGCCGGCATTGACCCGGAAGTCGCAACCCTTTACATCCAGAGCGATGTTCCGGAGGTGGCTGAACTCTACCTGTTGCTGAACATGAATGCATACATGGGCGAGCTGGAACGCTGCACCTCGTTTAAGGAAAAGATCAGGAAACACCCTGAAAACATCAATGCAGGCCTGCTGACTTATCCTGTTCTGATGGCTGCTGATATTATTATCCACCGGGCCACCAAGGTCCCTGTGGGGAAAGACCAGGAGCAGCACCTGGAGATGGCCCGTACTTTTGCAAACCGGTTTAACCGCCTGTACAAGGTGGATTATTTTCCTGAGCCTTACGCCTACAACTTTGGCAGCGAGCTGGTAAAAATCCCCGGCCTGGATGGCAGCACCAAGATGGGGAAGTCGGAGGGAGAAGGCAATGCCATTTTCCTGGCCGATGATCCGGCTGTTATTCGCAAAAAGGTGATGCGTGCCGTCACCGATAGCGGCCCCACTGAGCCCGGGGCACCCATGTCGCAGGGCGTGGAAAACCTTTTCAACCTGATGAAAGTGCTGAGCAGTACCGACACCTATGCATACTTTCTGGACAGATACCGTGACGGGAGCATCCGCTATGGTGATCTGAAGAAGCAGCTGGCGGAGGACGTGATTGCATTTACCACACCCCTGCGCGAACGAATCCTTGCGCTTTCGGCCGATGAGCCATATCTGAGCAAGGTAGCTAAGATGGGTGCAGAGAAAGCCCGCGAGAGCGCCAGCAAGACCGTGAATGATGTCCGCAACATAATAGGCTTTAAACCCTTCTGATCATGCGTCCCATAAAAAGTCTCAGTCCCCTGACCACTTGGCTGCTGCGCCTGGGTGTGCTCCTCATGGTGGGTTTGCTGGCATGGCCCAACCTGGAATATTTCAACTTTACCAGCCTCAACTCCATCCTGACTGCGGCCTTTGCCCTGTTTGCCATATTGTTGTTTTTCGGTGGTTTTACGAACAAGCACACCCTGACCATGGTGTCAGGCCTTTTGCTGTTCTTATTAGCCGTTTGGCATATTTACTGGCAATACCGTGGCATGAATCTCAGCTTTGCTGCCTATGCCCTGACCGGGGTTTTAGGCCTTCATTTCTTCGTGAACGGAAACAAATAGTACCTGACCAGCACATGCCCCAATACATTGAGACAAAAAAAGTAAAGGAAAAGGTAGTCCTGGTTGGAGCAATCCTGGGGCGGCAAACAGAAGAGCTGGTTTCAGAATACCTGGACGAGCTGGAGTTCCTGGTGGATACTGCCGGCGGGGAAACCCTTCGTCGTTTTACCCAGAAACTCGACCGGCCTGACCCTGCCACATTCATTGGCAAGGGTAAATTTGAGGAAATTACAAATTATGTGCAGGAGCAGGAGATCGACCTGGTGGTGTTTGACGATGAGCTGAGTCCATCGCAGCACCGCAACCTGGAACGTACGTTCAAATGCCGGGTCATTGACCGCAGCAACCTGATTCTGGATATTTTTGCCCAGCGGGCACGCACTGCCCACGCCCGCACGCAGGTGGAACTGGCCCAGTATCAGTATCTCCTGCCACGCCTGGCAGGGATGTGGACCCACCTGGAACGCCAGAAAGGGGGTATCGGCCTGAAGGGCCCCGGGGAGAAGGAGATTGAAACCGACCGCCGGATTGTCCGCGACAAGATTGCCCTGCTGAAAGAGAAACTTCGGCAAATCGACAAACAAAAAGCCACCCAGCGCTCTAACAGGGGAAGCTTGGTGCGGGTGGCCCTGGTGGGATATACCAACGTGGGGAAATCCACCATCATGAACCTGCTGAGCAAATCGGAGGTCTTTGCCGAAGACAAGCTCTTTGCAACCCTCGACACTACGGTTCGCAAGGTGGTGATCGGAAACCTGCCCTTCTTGCTGAGCGACACCGTTGGGTTTATCCGCAAGCTACCCCATCACCTCATTGAGTCATTCAAATCCACCCTTGACGAGGTGCGCGAATCGGATATCCTGGTGCACGTGGTCGATCTGGCCCATCCCGGTTTTGAGGAGCAGATCAATGTGGTGAAGGAAACCCTCAACGAAATCACCGAAGGCGAGGAAAAGACCACCATCATGGTTTTCAATAAGATCGACAAGTACACCTTCGTGGAAAAAGAGGAAGACGACCTGCTGCCCCCCACGCGGGAAAACATGAGCCTGGCCGAAATGCAGCAGACCTGGATGGGAAAAGCCAACGCCCCCTGCCTGTTCATTTCTGCCAAACAAAAACAAAACCTGGAAGCCTTCCGCAGGATGCTTTACGACCACGTTTACGAGATCCATAAGCAGCGCTATCCCTATGACAACTTTCTCTATTGATTTTTTTCGGGTTACAGTCATCTATTATTATGGGTACGATATCCTTTGCTCATGTCTGGCTTGATTTTCCCTAAAAAAATTGGTTGTTTTTGCATTCTTTTCGTTTAATTTGTCTCCTGATTTTGAAAAACGATGAAGGAGAACAACCTCCCCAGGATACTGCATGTTTCCAGCTCGCGCAGCTGGCGAGGCAGCGAGCAGCAGGTGTCGTATCTTCTGGATGAACTGAAAGCGCAGGAATGGCCATCCCTGCTATTATGCCGGAGCAAGTCTGCCCTCAGGCGATACAGCAAAAGACACCGCATAGAATCCATTTCCTTTAAAAGCAGGGGGTTCTGGAATTATCTCCTGGCGAGAGAGATCTGTCATCAATACCGGAAACGTCCCTTCGACCTGATCCACGTGCACGACTCCCGGGCTCATGCGGCAGCGATCCTGGCACGATGGATGGGCGTTCGTTTGCCTGTGGTGGTGAGCCGCTTTGCCGTTGCAACGGAAAAAGCCAGTTGGTTTACACGCCGCCTTTTCAACCACCCGGCCAACAAGGCCATTGTCTGTGTCTCGGAAGCCGTCCGCAACAGCCTGGATCCGATCATCCGAAAAAAGGCTTTGCTGCGGGTGATTCCCAGTGGCATAGATCCTGAAGAATTTGACGTGGAAGTTCCCCACGGAAGGCTGAGGCGCGAATATTTTATTCCTGACGATTACGCATTGGTGGGCAATGTGGCAGCCCTGGTGTCTCACAAGGACTACCACACCTTCCTGAAGACCGCCAAAATCCTGCTGGAACAAAACCCAAAGATGTTTTTTCTCGCCATTGGCGACGGGCCCCTGCACGATGAGATTGAAAAAGCCGCTGAAAAAATGGAGCTGAAAGACCATTTCCGGATTACGGGTTCCCGCAAGGATCTCCCGGAAGTATTGTCGCAGCTCGATGTCCTGATGTCGTCATCAGTAACAGAAGGGCCTGCCACCACAGTGCTGAATGCTTTTGCAGCCGGAATACCCGTAGCTGCCACTGCCGCAGGCAGCGTTCCTGAAATGGTGAAACACGAACACAGCGGAATGCTCTCACCGGTGGGCGATGCTCAGGAGCTGGCCAATCATGTCCTCAGGATCCTGAACGACGAAACACTGCGCATCAGAATCATTGCAGGCGGGAAAGAAAAACTGCAACGGTTTCACCGGAAGGTCATGGCCGAAAAAATGTTAGCCCTTTACCTGGAACTGACCGGAAAAACAAGCCTGGGAAATGAAAAAAGTTAAGCGTTTTCTGAACAACGTCCTGAGTTTTCCCCTGGCAGTGCTGGTGCTGTTACTAGCCCTGATGCCTTTCGGGGTGTTGTATTTTTTCTCCCACATCCTGTATTTCCTGCTGTGGCATATTGTGGGATACCGAAAGAATGTGGTATTATGCAACCTGCAGAAGGCGTTTCCAGAATGGGATGACAGGAAAAGAAAAGATGTCGCACGGAAGTTTTTTCATCACCTCTCGGAACTGATCATGGAATCGGTAGGGCTGATGACCGTGCCGGTTTCCACCATGCGAAAGCGTGTCCATCTGGATGAGGAGGGCAGGATGCTGATGGCCCGCTATTACCAGGAAGGACGCAGCGCCATCATGACCCTGGGGCATTACGGCAACTGGGAATGGATGGGTGCCGGCATTAACCTGGAACATCCCGGGCAACTGATTGCAGGATACAGGCATCTGCGCAACAGGGTCTTCGACCGGCTGATCTACCGAACCCGCATGCGCTTTTACAAACAGCTGATCCCCTCTAAAAAGCTGGCGCGCAAAATGGTGTCGATGGCTGCCTCCAAAGAACCCGCCGTCTTTGCCCTGCTGGCCGATCAATGGCCACGACCCGATACCGCTTTCTGGGTGGACTTCCTGGGAAGGGAAACACCTTTCTTTACGGGTCCTGAAAAACTGGCAAGGAAACTTGGCCATCCCGTGCTGTTTTGTTCCATCCGCAAACAAAAGCGAGGCCATTACCTGATCAACGTACAGGTCATCACCGAAGACCCCAAATCACTGGCCCCCCAGGAAATCACCCAACGTTATGCCACCCTGCTTGAAGAGGAAATCCGCCAGGCACCCCAATACTGGCTGTGGTCGCACCGGAGGTGGAAGAAGGAAAAACAAGAAGTGAGAAATGAGAAGTGAGAAATGAGAGGTGAGAGGTGAGGTGAGAGGTGAGAGAAGAGTTATGGTTTGGTGAACTTTTCTGGGTTATTCATCATGGATATCAAAATTCGGCGAACCTCATCATATTCTTTAAGCAAAAATTCGTGGGTGGTCGGGTCTATATATTTGCACTCCAGAGAAAAGTCCAACCAGGATTCGGTCTCAAATTCCTCGGACAGCGAATCACTCATTTTACTTACAAAATGCTTTTCATAATTTCTTTTTGCCCAGGCTTCGGCAATATTGGTTGCCACCGAACGGGATGATCTTCTGGTCTGATCAGTAAGGGAGTATCTTTCCTCTGACGGGAAATGTTTAGAAATTTCAAAAATTTGCGTGGCCAGCTTAAAAGCCTTCTGATAAACGATCAAATCCCTGAAACTATTAATCAGTCCCATAAACTATTTCTTTTTCTCATCTCAAATCTCTCAATTCTCACTTCTCATCTCTCATCTCTCACCTCTCCTTACTCCCTGGTGACTTCAAAGGCATCCCCAATGGCTAACTGCCTGGTTTTGCCATTTTCATCCTTTTGTCTTTCAATATTCAGCGGATTGCCAAGGAGGTTATTGATGCCGTTGAGTGATACCGAGGCGATTTCACGAAGGGCACCCCGGCGGTCGGTGCTCAGGCGTTCTTCCATCTGCCGGACATTATCAGGCATATTGCGCTGAATGCCATTGTAGGCAAGCTGAATCACATCGCTGGCTGATGAAGGTCGTACCGGGGGCGGGACCTCCTCTCTTTCACGGAGGTGCCAGTAGGCAAATTCCGTTCGCTGCTCCATGCTTGTCCCTTCGGCCAGGGAGGCTTCAACAGGCGTAGCGCCGCGGGCCATCAGGCGGTTGGTCTCCATGGGAGGGGGAACATCAGCAACACTACTCTGGGCGAGGCTTATGTTTGCCGAACGAACAGTTTCCCTGGGCCTGGTTGTCGGGCGTGCGATTTCCACCGCTTTAGCAGGGGCAGGTGTCATCTCTGTGGCTTCTGCCAGTTCAGGCTCAGGGGTCATTTCAGGGGCAGAACCTAAAGGGGTCTCTATGGGCGTGGGAGGCAGGTCTACCAGCTGAGGTTCATTAAACCGGGGCACCTGGACAAAGAACAGGGTGGCAAAAAACAGCACCACCGCTGCAACGGCCCCGTATCGCATCATCTGGGTATAGAGGGGAATGATACGGCCCCGCTTCAGCGCTTTCTTCCCCGGAAAAACAATGGAATAATCCGTTTGCAGGCGGGCCTTCTGCATCAATTCAAATTCTCTTTGCCGGGCGGGACTGCTGTAGGCAAAGTTTTCCACTGCAACACATTCTTCCGGGTTCAGGTCTCCCTCTACATAAGCGGCAAAATAGCGCTCACAGTTTTCTGGTGTAATCTCCCCTCTTTTCAGGGAAGCCTTGCCTTCGAAAAGCACTTCATCTGCGTCATGCAGGCGCACCAGTTCAAAGTCGTGAAACTCGGCTTTCAGATCAGGTTCCTGGTCAAGAAAAGCCATCAGCTCCTCCACCTGCGCTGATGACAGGTTGCCCTCGTAGTAGTCGAGGAAGAAGATCTCGTAATTGGTTCTGTTAATACGCATGGCTTTTTTAAATGACGGCATCCAAACTGCCTATATAATTCTTCAGGGCGGCACGTGCCCGGTAAATGTACACTTTCACTTGCGACTCGTTCAGGCCAGTGACCTCGCCGATCTCCTGGTAGGAATATCCTTCATAATCGCGCAGCAGCACAACGGAACGCTGTATGTCGGGCAAACGGGCCACCGCTTCATCCAGAATTTCCTTCAGGTCCGAGTAGCCATCCCGGTAGCCGTGATCCGGATACACCCTGGCATCCATCTCCACGCTGAAGCGCTCGCGCCGGATGGCATCGATCATGGTGTGATAAGCCGTGGTGAACAGGTAAGAACGCGATTTGCTGCCATCGATCTCGTCCACCTTCAACCACATCTTTTCAAAGCTGTCCTGCACAATATCGCGTGCCTTATCTTCATCGCGCACATTCTTCAGGACGAAACGGTACACACCATCAGCGTGCCTGTCAACACATTCGTTATACTCGGCCGTAGTCATACAATCTTTCCCGGGATTTTCTTCTGTTTGAATCTATGACGATGGCCATACCCAAAATGTTACAGCCACCCTTTTATTCTTTCTTTTTTCAAATTTACGGAATATCCTGTCATTTTCAATACATTAACATAAATTTTATGAAGCTAAACCCTTGATATTTACAGTTTTTTTTCAATTTTACTGAAGCAAAAAATTTATCTTTGCACCCTGTATCCACGCCAGCCTTACCTCCCATGGAGGAAAAGCGGTCTGACATATCGAAAAAACCATATATAAAGAATGAAAAACCGGATATTTATTCTATTATTCCTTTTCTTAGCAGCCTGTGCCCCACACCGTGAAATGGTGTATCTGCAGGACAAGACCAATGTCGGCGACCAGGTGGAAGTGAACCCCGCAGACTATCGGATCAGGCCCGGCGACATTCTGCACATCCGGGTGATGACCCTCGACAAGGAGTCGCGCGAACTGTTCAATGCCGACGACGCTCGCCTGACCACCGGGGGCACTGGTTCAAATGCCAACTTCTATATTTATGGCTACAGCGTTGATCCTGAAGGCCAGGTTCACCTGCCTGTAGTGGGTTCCATTCCTTTGACAGGCAAGACCCTGGAGGAGGCCCGCCTGGCCATACAGGAAAAAGTGGACCTCTACCTGGTAGGGTCTACCGTCAATGTGAAGATGGTCAACTTCTCCGTCACCGTGCTGGGTGAAGTAAAAAGCCCCGGCACCTATTATGTGTATGACAATAAATTCACCATCCTCGATGCCCTTGGCATGGCAGGTGACCTCACTGATTACGGCAACCGCAAGGTGAACCTGGTCAGGAAAGGCGAAGATGGACTGAGTTTTCATACCATTGATCTGACCTCGCGGGCCATGGTAAGCTCTGAGTTGTATTACCTGCAGCCCGGCGACCTGGTGTATGTGGAACCCCAAGTGGCGAAACGTCTGGGCTTCTCGCAGTTCCCCTTTGCCCTGATCTTCTCTACCATCTCCACCACCCTGCTGTTAATCAGTTTTTTTAATAATTAATTAAAGACCTCCCCGCGCAATGAATCAGGATCCCTATCAGGAGGAAAGCTTAGATCTTAAGAACATTATTTTCAGGTACCTGCCCTATTGGTACCTGTTTGCCCTCAGCCTGCTGATGGCTCTTGGGCTGGCCTATTTTTACAACCGCCTGGCCGAGCCGGTTTACCGGGTCAACTCCACCGTTTTGATCAGCGACCGCAGCAAAGGCCTGGGACAGGGCGCCCTGCTGAGCGAAATGGACCTCTTCGGCACCCGCACCGGCTTCCACGACCAGATCATCATCCTTCAGTCAAACAAACTGATTGACAGTGTCCTGAAACGGATGGACATTGGGGTGTATTACTTTTCGACACACAGCATCCTGGGAACCTACCGTAAAAATGAGTTGTACCAGGATACCCCCTTCCGGGTGATAACCGACAAGGAAACCAGCCTGCCCTACGAAAAACAGTTTCTCATTGAGATTATCGACAACACAAGCTTTGAGATCGAAGCCGACGATGATGACATTGTTCTCCCTAAAAACGTTTACCAGTTTGGAGAAATGATCAGCGGCCGTCAGACCAGTGATAACGCGCCTGCAATGGATTTCCAGTTCCTGGTTGAACGGACCGATAAATTCAGTGCCGAAAACCACCAGGGCTCCACTTTTATGTTTGTGATTCGCAATCCCCAGCGTTTAGTCGGCGAATACTCCGGCCGCCTCAGCGTTGAGCCCTACAACAAAGATGCCTGGATCCTGAATGTCTCCTTCCAGGCCACACACCTGCAGCGTGCCATCGATTTCATCAATACCCTGACCAACTATTTTGTGGAGCTGGGCCTCACCGAGAAAAACCAGATCGCCCAGAACACCATTGAGTTCATCGATGAGCAGATTGCCATCACCACCGACTCCTTATACCTGGCCGAGAACAGCCTGCAGCGTTTCCGCCAGGAGAGCCAGCTGATGGATGCCAGCTTCATGGCCAACCAGCTCATGGGCGAATTGCAGGCCCTCGACAGCCAGAAAGCCATCGAACAGGTCAAACGGCAGTATTACGATTACCTGCAGGAGTATCTCGAAAACGACCAGGACTTCAGGCAGGTATTCGGCCCCTCCGCCCTTGGCATTGAGGACCGCCTGCTGAATGAACTCATCACCGAACTCAGCAAGCTCTATTCCGAACGGGCTGCCCTGATGCTCAGCACCACCGAGCGCAGCCCTTTGATCCAGGCTGTGGACCTCAAGATCGACCAGGCCCGCCGCACCCTTGAAGAAAACATCCGCAGCATCAAAAGCGCCTCCGATATCCTCCTGGCCGACATCAACAACCGCATCAGCCAGGTCGAAAAACGCATCAGCCAGCTGCCCGAAACGGAACGCGAACTCATTGGCATCCAGCGCCGTTTCAACCTGAACGACGCCACCTACAATTACCTGCTCGAGAAGCGGGCAGAAGCAGGCATCGCCATGGCCTCCAACATTGCCGACAACCAGGTGGTGGATCCGGCACGATATTCCGGAACGGTAGCCCCCAAAACCAGCCGCAACTACGCCATTGCCCTGATGCTGGGCTTTGTGCTGCCCCTGGGCTTCCTCATCCTGCGCGACTTCTTCAACACCAAGATACAGGACAAGAAGGAAATCACCGACGCCCTGCCCTTCCCCGTGCTGGGCATCGTGCCCCACGATGAAAGCGCCTCCAAATCGGAGGAGATCGACCTGGTGGTCTTTGACAACCCGCGCTCACACCTGGTGGAGGCCTTCCGCACCATGCGCGCCAACCTGCAGTTCATCGTCCCTGGCGACCACAGCAAGGTGATCGTGGTGACCTCCACTCGCTCGGTGGAAGGCAAGAGCTTCACGGCCCTCAACCTGGCCTCGGTATTTGCCCTTTCGGGGAAAAAGACTGTCCTGGTGGGCGCCGATATGCGCAAACCCAAGCTCTTCCGTGAGTTTGAGCTCAAACGCGAACCCGGCCTCTCCAACTACCTCATCGGTCGTGAACCCCTCGAAAAGATCCTGCAGCCTACCACCCAGGACGAGAACCTCTTCGTGATCACCGCAGGCCCCGTACCCCCCAACCCCACGGAGCTGCTGGAGACCAAAACCATGGAGACCCTGCTGGCAGAGCTGAAAACACGCTTCGACTACGTCATCGTCGACACCCCGCCCGTAGGACTGGTGCCCGATGCCATGGCCCTGATGAAAATGGCCGACACCACCCTCTACGTCATCCGCCAGCGCTTCACCGACCGCTCCGCCCTCGACTTCATCCGCGAATTCTCTGAAAAGACCGGCATCAAAAACCTCTGCATCGAGATCAACGACATGGAATCCACCAAACTTGGCGCCCGCTATGGCTATGGCTACGGTTACGGCTATGGCTACGGCTATGCCGAAGAAGAAGCCCAGGTCGACCAGGGCCTGCTGGGCAGATGGAAAGGCAGGATCAAGAACGGGAAGAGCGAGAAGTGAGTGGTGAGAAGTGAGAGGTGAGAAGTGAGAAGTGAGAGGTGAGTGATTAGGGTTTAAGGTTTAAGGTTTAAGGTTCAAGGTTAAGAATTAGGGTTATCAGCCAGGGAATAGTTGGTTATTTCTTAATCATTTTTTTACCATAATCTGGAACCCGAAACCTGGAACCTGGAACCTGGAACTGGGAACCAGAAACCAGAAACCTGAAACCTGAAACCCGGAACCTAAAACCTTCAATAATGCCCTACAAATGGTACGCCATTTACACCCGCTCCCGCTATGAAAAACGGGTTGAAAAACTCCTCAGGGAGGAGGGGGTGGAGGTGTACCTGCCGTTGATGCGGGCATTCCGGCGGTGGAGCGACAGGATGAAACGGGTGGAGGTGCCCCTGTTCAATTCCTATCTTTTTGTCAGGTCCGATCCCTCCGACCAGCGGCATTATTACAATATTTTACAGACCCCCGGCGTGGTGCGCTTCATCACCTTTGAGGGGAAGCCCGTCCCCGTGCCCGACCACCAGGTCGAAGCCCTCCAGCGCCTCTCGGCCGAAGGCTACGACCTCCAGCCCGCCGACACACCCCTCACCCCCGGCACCCCCGTCGAAATCAAGCAGGGCCCGCTGAAAGGCATCCGCGGAGAAGTCCTTTCCACAGGGGGTAATAAATTCCTGATCATCCGGCTGGACGTGCTGGATAAGAACATCCGGGTAAGCTTGCCTTCGGGGCTTGTGGAATCCACAAAAGATGTTTAAGGTTTAAGGTTCAAAGTTCAAGACTTGTACGCTAGCCAGTGGATTCAAGGTTTAAGGTTCAAAGTTCAAGGGCTTGTCCGCTTAACCAGCGGATTCAAGGTTCAAGGTTTAAAGTTCAAGGTTGTTTAGAGGAAATATTGTAATTTTGGCCATTAACCTTGCTTTTTAAAAGGAGAAGGCCTGAAGAATGAAAGTTTCGCACTTTGAAGACCTTGAAGTCTGGAAGGAAGCACGAGCCCTTTCTCAACTCGTCTTTAAACTGACTTCCTGCGAAAAATTTTCAAAAGAATTTGGTTTAAAAAACCAGATTCGCAATGCTTCCGGTTCAGTGATGGATTGCATTGCGGAAGGCTTTGAAAGAGAAGGGAACAAAGAGTTCCTTCAATTCTTAAGTATTTCCAAGGGCTCCTGTGGCGAGACCAGATCACAGGCTTACAGAGCGTTTGATTATACTCTGATTTCTGAAGGCGAACTGAATCAGTTAATTGAAACAACAACCCGCTTAAGTAAAAAGATAGCAGCCTTTATGATATACTTGCGAAAAAGCGATTACAAAGGAACCAAATTCAAAAAAACCACTTCAGGAACCCAGGAACCTTGAACCTGAAACCTTGAACCTGAAACCTTGAACCTTAAACCTTGAACCTCTTCTTATGAAAAAACTCCTCTCCATCGTAGGCGCCCGGCCGAATTTCATCAAGATCGCCCCGCTCGACAAGGCCTTTAAGAAATACCGCAAGGAGGTGAAGCACCTGATCTGTCATACGGGTCAGCATTTCGATGACAAGATGTCGAAGGTCTTCTTTGAGGAGCTGGGGCTGCCGCGTCCCGACTTTTACCTGGGTGTCGGCGGGGGCAGCCACGCCGAGCAGACCGCCCGCATCATGCTCGAGCTCGAGAAGGTGCTGCTGGCCGAGAAGCCCGACCTGGTCATCGTGCCCGGCGACGTCAACTCCACCCTGGCAGCCGCACTGGTGGCCTCTAAGATGGGCATCCCCGTGGCACACGTCGAGGCCGGCCTGCGCAGCTTCGACAACACCATGCCCGAGGAGATTAACCGCATCGTCACCGACGTGGTGTCCGACTTCCTCTTCGTCAGCGAACACAGCGGCATCCGCAACCTGCGCGACGAAGGCGTCGACGAGCACAAGATCCATTTCGTGGGCAACATCATGATCGACAGCCTCGAGGCCCATTACGACCTCCTGGAGAACCACCCCATTATCGAACAGATGGGCCTGGAGCAGGAAAACTACATCCTGGCTACCTTCCACCGCCCCAGCAACGTGGATGAGCCCGGGAGCCTCAAGGCCCTGATGGACACCCTGAAACGCCTGGCCAAAGAA
Proteins encoded in this window:
- a CDS encoding lysophospholipid acyltransferase family protein is translated as MKKVKRFLNNVLSFPLAVLVLLLALMPFGVLYFFSHILYFLLWHIVGYRKNVVLCNLQKAFPEWDDRKRKDVARKFFHHLSELIMESVGLMTVPVSTMRKRVHLDEEGRMLMARYYQEGRSAIMTLGHYGNWEWMGAGINLEHPGQLIAGYRHLRNRVFDRLIYRTRMRFYKQLIPSKKLARKMVSMAASKEPAVFALLADQWPRPDTAFWVDFLGRETPFFTGPEKLARKLGHPVLFCSIRKQKRGHYLINVQVITEDPKSLAPQEITQRYATLLEEEIRQAPQYWLWSHRRWKKEKQEVRNEK
- a CDS encoding polysaccharide biosynthesis/export family protein, which codes for MKNRIFILLFLFLAACAPHREMVYLQDKTNVGDQVEVNPADYRIRPGDILHIRVMTLDKESRELFNADDARLTTGGTGSNANFYIYGYSVDPEGQVHLPVVGSIPLTGKTLEEARLAIQEKVDLYLVGSTVNVKMVNFSVTVLGEVKSPGTYYVYDNKFTILDALGMAGDLTDYGNRKVNLVRKGEDGLSFHTIDLTSRAMVSSELYYLQPGDLVYVEPQVAKRLGFSQFPFALIFSTISTTLLLISFFNN
- the hflX gene encoding GTPase HflX; its protein translation is MPQYIETKKVKEKVVLVGAILGRQTEELVSEYLDELEFLVDTAGGETLRRFTQKLDRPDPATFIGKGKFEEITNYVQEQEIDLVVFDDELSPSQHRNLERTFKCRVIDRSNLILDIFAQRARTAHARTQVELAQYQYLLPRLAGMWTHLERQKGGIGLKGPGEKEIETDRRIVRDKIALLKEKLRQIDKQKATQRSNRGSLVRVALVGYTNVGKSTIMNLLSKSEVFAEDKLFATLDTTVRKVVIGNLPFLLSDTVGFIRKLPHHLIESFKSTLDEVRESDILVHVVDLAHPGFEEQINVVKETLNEITEGEEKTTIMVFNKIDKYTFVEKEEDDLLPPTRENMSLAEMQQTWMGKANAPCLFISAKQKQNLEAFRRMLYDHVYEIHKQRYPYDNFLY
- a CDS encoding RNA polymerase sigma factor, translated to MTTAEYNECVDRHADGVYRFVLKNVRDEDKARDIVQDSFEKMWLKVDEIDGSKSRSYLFTTAYHTMIDAIRRERFSVEMDARVYPDHGYRDGYSDLKEILDEAVARLPDIQRSVVLLRDYEGYSYQEIGEVTGLNESQVKVYIYRARAALKNYIGSLDAVI
- the trpS gene encoding tryptophan--tRNA ligase — its product is METVLSGIRSTGHLHLGNYFGAIRNFLKMQHEHHCYFFIADYHSLTTHPTPEDLHRNVKQVLVEYLAAGIDPEVATLYIQSDVPEVAELYLLLNMNAYMGELERCTSFKEKIRKHPENINAGLLTYPVLMAADIIIHRATKVPVGKDQEQHLEMARTFANRFNRLYKVDYFPEPYAYNFGSELVKIPGLDGSTKMGKSEGEGNAIFLADDPAVIRKKVMRAVTDSGPTEPGAPMSQGVENLFNLMKVLSSTDTYAYFLDRYRDGSIRYGDLKKQLAEDVIAFTTPLRERILALSADEPYLSKVAKMGAEKARESASKTVNDVRNIIGFKPF
- a CDS encoding four helix bundle protein, whose protein sequence is MGLINSFRDLIVYQKAFKLATQIFEISKHFPSEERYSLTDQTRRSSRSVATNIAEAWAKRNYEKHFVSKMSDSLSEEFETESWLDFSLECKYIDPTTHEFLLKEYDEVRRILISMMNNPEKFTKP
- a CDS encoding glycosyltransferase family 4 protein, whose protein sequence is MKENNLPRILHVSSSRSWRGSEQQVSYLLDELKAQEWPSLLLCRSKSALRRYSKRHRIESISFKSRGFWNYLLAREICHQYRKRPFDLIHVHDSRAHAAAILARWMGVRLPVVVSRFAVATEKASWFTRRLFNHPANKAIVCVSEAVRNSLDPIIRKKALLRVIPSGIDPEEFDVEVPHGRLRREYFIPDDYALVGNVAALVSHKDYHTFLKTAKILLEQNPKMFFLAIGDGPLHDEIEKAAEKMELKDHFRITGSRKDLPEVLSQLDVLMSSSVTEGPATTVLNAFAAGIPVAATAAGSVPEMVKHEHSGMLSPVGDAQELANHVLRILNDETLRIRIIAGGKEKLQRFHRKVMAEKMLALYLELTGKTSLGNEKS